A portion of the Bulleidia sp. zg-1006 genome contains these proteins:
- a CDS encoding endonuclease MutS2: MKGSYRNLELPEILSEVALRANFSSTVQRIEESEPNFSELIWKRNLKYLKEAMTYIQESGPLFFFFRKEMATTFRKASKGSLLHAQELYDVAQFFALVASVLNYFKKSETKSTELKDLYESLVKEEVIERQLRNMVSPEGEILDSASATLKNIRFSMTRNEQAITNVAQDFIAKHSEQVVDGVITVRANRTLILVKAGYKNSFGGYVYGDSSSGLTSYVEPNALVALNNQRIALLDAQEEEMNRILKEGSDLVKSVAHQSLANLSTLQLLDEIFAKAYWSIQKDACVPKLSHQKELYLKKVRHPLIDAKKVIANTYVLKEPNHMVLITGSNTGGKTVSLKVIGLSILLSACGIGVLAEEAVIPMVDEVYVDIGDDQSVVSSLSSFSAHMSKQAYIIEHIQEKSLVLLDEIGNGTDPKEGEAIAIAILNHLRQVGCITFATTHYDRLKAYGKRHKDIILASVLFNMETLLPTYQYKQGLTGSSNAFAVAERYGLPKSIVNYAKSLKEQAKTEEDRLIETLDAQKSALEQEREQFQVEKQLFLSRYKELHAKENALLEAKQRFEKEKQEALQQVYQQYEKKAQSILEQLKEKDLKYHEALTLKKKMDTPKFTEPLEGLEKRSFQVGDAVELLSSKQVGQIIKIEKKRLTVELNGREYQVKENQLRHSFKQIPKKKTERVFVQSAGLFQASIPSEVNLIGLTVEEGVHRLDDFLDKVKISHFHQVRIIHGDGSGKLRQAVHQRLSKMKMVDSFRLGMPNEGGTGATVVILK; the protein is encoded by the coding sequence ATGAAAGGAAGCTACCGCAATTTAGAGTTACCGGAAATTTTAAGTGAAGTGGCTTTGCGGGCAAACTTTTCATCCACGGTTCAACGAATCGAAGAAAGTGAGCCTAACTTTTCGGAATTAATTTGGAAGCGCAATTTAAAATATCTAAAAGAAGCCATGACGTATATTCAAGAAAGTGGACCCTTATTCTTCTTCTTTCGTAAGGAAATGGCGACTACTTTCCGGAAGGCTTCAAAAGGAAGCCTTCTTCATGCACAGGAGTTATATGATGTAGCTCAATTCTTCGCTTTAGTTGCTTCGGTTTTAAATTATTTTAAAAAGTCTGAAACAAAGTCTACAGAATTAAAAGATTTATATGAAAGCTTAGTTAAAGAAGAAGTGATTGAACGACAATTAAGAAATATGGTTAGTCCGGAGGGAGAGATATTAGACAGTGCCAGTGCTACTTTAAAAAACATTCGTTTTTCCATGACTCGTAATGAACAAGCTATTACCAATGTTGCCCAAGACTTTATTGCAAAACATAGTGAACAGGTGGTGGATGGGGTAATTACGGTTCGTGCTAATCGTACCCTTATTCTAGTTAAAGCAGGCTATAAGAATAGCTTTGGTGGTTATGTTTATGGGGATTCTTCTTCCGGTTTGACCTCTTATGTCGAACCAAATGCTTTAGTTGCTTTGAATAACCAGCGCATAGCTTTACTGGATGCCCAAGAAGAAGAAATGAATCGTATTTTAAAGGAAGGCTCTGATTTAGTGAAAAGTGTTGCTCATCAAAGTTTAGCCAATCTTTCAACTTTACAGCTATTAGATGAAATATTTGCGAAAGCTTATTGGTCGATTCAAAAGGATGCCTGTGTTCCAAAATTAAGTCATCAAAAAGAACTCTACTTAAAGAAAGTACGTCATCCTTTGATTGATGCTAAGAAGGTCATTGCGAATACCTATGTATTAAAGGAACCAAATCACATGGTTTTAATCACAGGTTCGAATACAGGGGGTAAAACAGTTTCTTTAAAAGTGATTGGTTTATCCATTTTATTGTCGGCTTGTGGAATTGGTGTTTTAGCTGAAGAGGCTGTTATTCCAATGGTAGATGAGGTCTATGTGGATATTGGGGATGACCAATCAGTTGTGTCTTCACTTTCCTCTTTTTCGGCTCATATGTCCAAACAGGCATATATCATTGAACACATTCAAGAAAAGTCATTGGTGTTATTGGATGAAATTGGTAATGGAACCGATCCGAAAGAGGGGGAAGCGATAGCGATAGCCATCTTAAATCATTTAAGACAAGTAGGTTGTATAACCTTTGCGACAACTCATTATGATCGTTTAAAAGCTTATGGTAAACGGCATAAAGACATTATCTTAGCTTCCGTTCTTTTCAATATGGAAACGTTACTTCCAACCTATCAATACAAACAAGGCTTAACGGGAAGTAGTAACGCTTTTGCGGTGGCTGAGCGCTATGGTCTGCCAAAGTCAATTGTGAACTACGCTAAATCACTGAAAGAACAGGCAAAGACGGAAGAAGATCGTTTGATTGAAACGCTAGATGCACAAAAAAGTGCCTTGGAACAAGAACGTGAACAATTTCAAGTGGAAAAACAGCTTTTCCTATCTCGGTATAAAGAACTCCATGCAAAAGAAAATGCCTTGCTAGAAGCGAAGCAACGTTTTGAAAAAGAAAAACAGGAAGCTTTACAACAGGTTTATCAACAATACGAAAAGAAAGCTCAATCCATTCTTGAACAATTAAAAGAAAAGGATTTAAAATACCATGAGGCTTTAACTCTTAAAAAGAAAATGGATACACCAAAATTTACTGAGCCATTAGAAGGGCTTGAAAAACGTTCTTTTCAAGTGGGGGATGCAGTGGAACTTTTATCTTCCAAACAGGTTGGACAAATCATTAAGATAGAAAAGAAACGCCTTACAGTGGAATTAAATGGTCGGGAATACCAAGTCAAAGAAAATCAATTACGTCATTCTTTTAAACAAATTCCAAAAAAGAAGACGGAAAGAGTCTTTGTGCAAAGCGCAGGTTTATTTCAAGCTTCTATTCCTAGTGAAGTGAATTTAATAGGTTTAACGGTAGAAGAGGGTGTACATCGTTTGGATGATTTCCTAGATAAAGTTAAAATAAGTCATTTTCATCAAGTTCGTATTATCCACGGGGATGGTTCGGGCAAGCTTAGGCAAGCCGTTCATCAACGTTTATCAAAGATGAAAATGGTGGATTCCTTCCGTCTCGGTATGCCAAATGAAGGTGGAACAGGAGCGACGGTGGTGATACTGAAATGA
- a CDS encoding CvpA family protein, which yields MIISQDWVLWINVMAVLILFGNTFFGYKNGLLATVYSIVSFVIVYVVAYLLSPGLTKICPIHPFFPKEIQLYLRTLKIDTYIDQVLWFIISLVFLKVLSNILYHIFKRVHEIPVYHAFSALFGAIVGFFEGLALCFILLFVLQSGLFKNGKDISRQTILKPIQSTSELAYRTTMEQKWFDDLKIDWHTYQQKFREMRLK from the coding sequence ATGATTATTAGTCAAGATTGGGTTCTATGGATTAATGTGATGGCTGTGCTAATTCTATTTGGAAATACATTTTTCGGATATAAAAATGGCTTATTGGCAACCGTTTATAGTATTGTCAGTTTTGTGATTGTCTATGTAGTAGCCTATCTATTATCGCCTGGTTTGACCAAAATATGTCCTATTCATCCTTTCTTTCCAAAAGAAATTCAGCTATACCTAAGAACTTTAAAAATTGATACCTATATCGATCAGGTTCTATGGTTTATTATTAGCTTGGTTTTTTTAAAAGTGCTGTCGAATATTTTATACCATATTTTCAAAAGGGTACATGAAATACCTGTTTATCATGCTTTTTCTGCTTTATTTGGGGCTATTGTTGGTTTTTTTGAAGGCTTGGCACTTTGTTTTATATTATTATTTGTGTTGCAGTCCGGTTTATTTAAAAATGGAAAAGACATTAGTCGCCAGACGATTTTAAAACCAATTCAATCCACGAGTGAGTTGGCGTATCGAACGACTATGGAACAGAAGTGGTTTGATGATTTAAAGATTGATTGGCATACCTACCAACAGAAATTTAGAGAGATGAGGTTGAAATGA
- the rnhC gene encoding ribonuclease HIII, whose product MKNSITVILNSEQAKHLYQTFHENEVKKPPYSHWQLKLENCVITYYQSGKCLFQGSEAEIYASAFIPIQKEEKKNSFPQAGSDEVGTGDYFGPVVVCACYVEEEQLDLLKSYRITDSKAMSDRDIRKASSALEVHFPHAILSLSPASYNELHRRYNMNATKALLHNQAYLTLAKKVTLPDFCIIDQFTPKKNYYSYLTYEPEVFSHLHFEIRAENHYASVALASVFARNRFLEEWDAMNQKYNFQFQKGAGSLVDACAKDFVQQFGYQALRQVAKLHFKNTDKLKEGE is encoded by the coding sequence GTGAAAAATTCAATTACCGTTATTTTAAATTCCGAACAAGCCAAGCATCTTTATCAAACATTTCATGAAAATGAAGTGAAAAAACCACCCTATTCTCATTGGCAATTAAAGCTTGAAAACTGTGTGATTACTTACTATCAATCAGGAAAATGCTTATTTCAAGGAAGTGAAGCGGAAATCTATGCGTCAGCTTTTATTCCAATTCAAAAAGAAGAGAAAAAGAATTCTTTTCCGCAAGCCGGCAGCGATGAAGTAGGAACTGGAGATTATTTTGGACCGGTCGTCGTTTGTGCTTGTTATGTGGAAGAAGAACAGTTGGACTTGTTGAAAAGTTATCGGATTACCGATTCAAAAGCTATGAGTGATCGTGATATTCGCAAAGCCAGTTCTGCTTTAGAAGTGCACTTTCCTCACGCAATCCTTTCCTTAAGTCCTGCTTCATACAATGAACTTCATCGTCGTTATAACATGAATGCGACCAAGGCCTTATTGCATAACCAAGCTTATTTAACTCTTGCTAAGAAAGTGACTTTGCCAGACTTTTGTATCATTGATCAATTTACCCCTAAGAAAAACTATTATTCTTATCTTACATATGAACCGGAAGTTTTTTCTCACTTACATTTTGAAATCAGGGCTGAAAACCATTATGCTAGTGTTGCTTTAGCTTCCGTTTTTGCCCGAAATCGCTTTTTAGAAGAGTGGGATGCGATGAATCAAAAATATAATTTTCAATTTCAAAAAGGAGCCGGTTCTTTAGTGGATGCTTGTGCGAAAGACTTTGTGCAACAATTTGGGTATCAAGCCTTAAGACAAGTAGCGAAACTTCATTTTAAAAATACTGATAAACTTAAAGAAGGAGAGTAA
- a CDS encoding dCMP deaminase family protein, producing MILPWDSYFMGLAHLSALRSKDPNTQVGAAIVDENHRVVSVGYNGLPRGCEDNEYPWSRQGKTLETKYPYVVHAELNAILNSKWPVKDCTIYVSLFPCNECAKAIIQSGIRRVVYESDKYAGTEMNIASKRMLESAGIELIKLPYSIRLQVEMKEGE from the coding sequence ATGATATTACCTTGGGATTCTTATTTTATGGGCTTAGCTCACTTGTCGGCTTTGCGTTCAAAAGATCCAAACACACAAGTTGGAGCTGCCATTGTTGATGAAAATCATCGTGTTGTTTCAGTTGGTTATAATGGCTTACCAAGAGGTTGTGAAGATAATGAATATCCTTGGTCAAGACAAGGTAAAACCCTTGAAACCAAATATCCCTATGTTGTTCATGCAGAGTTAAATGCAATTTTAAATTCCAAATGGCCGGTGAAAGATTGTACGATTTATGTATCACTATTTCCTTGCAATGAATGTGCAAAAGCTATCATTCAATCCGGTATTCGTCGGGTTGTTTATGAAAGTGATAAATACGCCGGAACCGAAATGAACATAGCTTCTAAGAGAATGTTGGAATCCGCCGGAATCGAATTGATTAAATTACCATATTCCATTCGTTTGCAAGTCGAAATGAAAGAAGGAGAGTGA
- a CDS encoding RluA family pseudouridine synthase: MEKIKLIVKETGIRLDKYLSSHCDLSRSFLQDLIKDKKVFINGKAMKNSYKVNVDDVIEFRVPDLEEIEVIPQDIPLDILYEDEDVIVINKEKGMVVHPSAGHKDGTLVNALLFHCHDLSGINGKIRPGIVHRIDKDTSGCLVVAKNDFAHVALAKQMETKEAYREYHLIVHGNIQHESGLIDAPIGRDPKERQRMAVVEENSKPAKTHFRVLERFGQYTYLSCLLKTGRTHQIRVHMKYIQHPVLGDEKYGSACSFYDTKGQVLHAHVLKFRHPRTEKEMEFSAPLPTYFQAVLNYLDKQRRQMK; the protein is encoded by the coding sequence ATGGAAAAAATAAAGCTCATTGTTAAGGAAACAGGGATTCGTTTAGACAAATATTTAAGTAGTCATTGTGATTTATCTCGTAGCTTTTTACAAGATTTAATCAAAGATAAGAAAGTTTTTATCAATGGCAAGGCAATGAAAAATTCTTATAAAGTGAATGTGGATGATGTGATTGAATTTAGAGTTCCTGATTTAGAAGAAATTGAAGTCATTCCTCAAGATATTCCATTGGATATCTTATATGAGGATGAAGATGTCATTGTGATTAATAAAGAAAAGGGAATGGTGGTTCATCCATCTGCCGGTCATAAAGATGGCACTTTAGTGAATGCTTTACTATTTCATTGCCATGATTTAAGCGGGATTAATGGTAAAATACGTCCTGGTATTGTGCATCGCATTGATAAAGACACCAGTGGCTGTCTGGTTGTTGCTAAAAATGATTTTGCGCATGTTGCCTTAGCGAAACAGATGGAAACCAAGGAAGCCTATCGTGAATACCATTTGATTGTGCATGGTAATATCCAACACGAAAGTGGTTTGATTGATGCTCCAATTGGTCGTGATCCTAAAGAACGTCAACGTATGGCAGTTGTGGAAGAAAATTCTAAACCAGCGAAAACACATTTTCGTGTTTTAGAGCGTTTTGGTCAATATACTTATTTATCCTGCTTGCTAAAAACAGGAAGAACGCACCAAATTCGTGTGCACATGAAATACATTCAGCATCCTGTTTTAGGGGATGAAAAATATGGTAGTGCATGTTCCTTTTATGATACAAAAGGACAAGTGCTTCATGCTCATGTATTGAAATTTAGACATCCGAGGACAGAGAAAGAAATGGAATTCTCTGCTCCATTACCAACTTATTTTCAAGCTGTTTTAAATTATTTAGATAAGCAAAGGAGACAAATGAAATGA
- the lspA gene encoding signal peptidase II, which produces MWLVISIVALDLISKHLASRIASSIAIIPGFLYLNFVKNFGMAWSFLSGQVAFLSLVAGVAVMVMMYYLIQKKPMGLRKIAVELMLAGAVGNLVDRLFLGYVRDFVDTFIFGYDFPIFNVADMALTIGVILLMYVEYKEGQHGKNKAHC; this is translated from the coding sequence ATGTGGCTTGTAATATCCATTGTTGCACTCGACCTAATTAGCAAGCATTTGGCGTCTAGGATAGCGAGTTCAATTGCTATTATTCCTGGTTTTCTATACTTAAACTTTGTTAAAAACTTTGGTATGGCTTGGTCTTTCCTAAGTGGTCAAGTGGCTTTCTTAAGCCTGGTAGCCGGCGTTGCGGTTATGGTGATGATGTATTATCTAATTCAAAAGAAACCAATGGGTTTAAGAAAAATAGCAGTTGAATTGATGCTGGCGGGAGCGGTAGGTAATTTAGTGGATCGCTTATTCTTAGGCTATGTTCGTGATTTTGTGGATACTTTTATTTTTGGTTATGATTTTCCTATTTTTAATGTAGCGGATATGGCTTTAACCATTGGGGTTATTTTATTGATGTATGTGGAATACAAAGAGGGGCAACATGGAAAAAATAAAGCTCATTGTTAA
- a CDS encoding ABC transporter ATP-binding protein, translating to MLKITNLHKSYGNKEVLHGISLEVEDGHIFGFIGHNGSGKSTTIRSVVGILKYQSGLIEIDGLDIQKYPLEVKQRTAFLPDNPDLYDNLSAYQYLNFIGDMVGLEPSLRLQRIETLAKELEIADVLGDKIKSLSHGMKQKVAIISAFMREPKLLVLDEPFVGLDPKATFILKNKMKELTAKGSSIFFSSHVLETVQNLCDDIAILSGGQIVKMGTTKELLESGESLEDLFLSLEHAHE from the coding sequence ATGCTAAAAATCACAAATCTACATAAGAGCTATGGTAACAAAGAAGTTCTTCATGGTATTTCACTTGAGGTAGAAGATGGGCATATTTTTGGTTTCATTGGTCACAATGGATCCGGTAAAAGTACGACCATTCGTTCGGTGGTTGGTATTTTAAAGTACCAGTCCGGTTTGATTGAAATTGATGGTTTGGATATTCAAAAATATCCACTCGAAGTTAAACAAAGAACGGCTTTCTTGCCAGATAATCCGGATTTATATGATAATCTATCCGCTTATCAATATCTCAATTTTATTGGGGATATGGTTGGCTTAGAACCATCTCTTCGTTTACAAAGAATTGAAACTTTAGCGAAGGAATTGGAAATTGCGGATGTCTTAGGGGATAAAATTAAATCTTTATCCCATGGTATGAAACAAAAAGTCGCTATTATTTCTGCTTTTATGCGTGAACCTAAGTTATTAGTGCTTGATGAGCCGTTCGTTGGTTTGGATCCAAAAGCTACCTTTATTCTTAAAAATAAGATGAAAGAATTAACTGCTAAGGGTTCTTCTATTTTCTTCTCCTCTCATGTTTTAGAGACAGTTCAAAACCTGTGTGATGATATTGCTATCTTATCAGGTGGTCAAATTGTTAAGATGGGAACAACGAAGGAATTATTGGAATCGGGTGAATCTTTAGAAGATTTATTCTTATCTTTGGAGCATGCTCATGAGTAA
- a CDS encoding phospho-sugar mutase has translation MNAQERYQLWLENVSESDELYGDLMSIKGNDAEIEERFYQELSFGTAGLRGKLGAGTNRMNHFMVAKATQGIAQYILEVAPDQKDKGVVIAHDPRHKSDEFSKLTAAILAANGIKAYVFDDLRPTPQLAYSVRHLGCVAGINITASHNPKEYNGYKAYWTDGCQVSSTVADGMLAKIQAVDIFKDIPVYDFEKSVQEGLITILDKKIDRDYLDLVESLAIHKGDDLDLSIPLVYTPLNGAGSIPFQTMMKDRGFTNWAIVPEQKDPDPDFTTVGYPNPEAPAAFKMAEDLGRTMNAELLMATDPDGDRFAIEIRDSEGNYVPLNGNQTGYILVNYILEGHKDAGTLPEKGAMVKSIVTSTMSTEMAKAYGVEMFETLTGFKNISGKVPYLHEHGYTYLFGYEESVGYAASEQIRDKDGISAGMLVAEAAAYYRKQGKTLWDVLQGLYETYGFYAEDEPNIILDGKAGAERIQRMMVWIRSNQPKQVAGFDVEKVIDYIDGYEDIPAQNMLRFYLKNDSWFAIRPSGTEPKIKFYFYTKQDSRQKALEVNRAIKEAILEQIQAVQ, from the coding sequence ATGAATGCGCAAGAAAGATACCAGCTATGGTTAGAAAATGTTTCCGAAAGTGATGAACTTTATGGAGATTTAATGTCTATTAAGGGAAATGATGCTGAAATTGAGGAACGTTTCTATCAAGAACTTAGCTTTGGAACAGCTGGTCTTAGAGGTAAACTAGGGGCTGGAACCAATCGAATGAATCACTTTATGGTAGCGAAAGCAACACAGGGAATTGCTCAATACATCCTTGAAGTTGCCCCGGACCAAAAGGACAAGGGGGTCGTCATTGCTCATGATCCTCGCCATAAGAGTGATGAATTCTCAAAATTAACCGCTGCTATTTTGGCGGCTAATGGTATTAAAGCCTACGTTTTTGATGATTTAAGACCAACACCGCAATTAGCTTATTCGGTTCGTCATTTGGGTTGTGTTGCCGGTATTAACATCACTGCTTCTCATAATCCAAAAGAATACAATGGTTATAAAGCGTATTGGACGGATGGTTGTCAAGTTTCTTCAACAGTAGCGGATGGTATGCTAGCAAAGATTCAGGCGGTAGATATTTTTAAAGATATTCCAGTTTATGATTTTGAAAAATCAGTACAAGAAGGACTTATTACAATCTTAGATAAGAAGATTGATCGTGATTATTTGGATTTGGTGGAATCCTTAGCTATTCATAAAGGAGATGATTTGGATTTATCAATTCCTTTAGTTTACACACCATTAAACGGGGCAGGTTCTATTCCTTTCCAAACGATGATGAAAGATCGTGGTTTTACAAATTGGGCAATTGTTCCTGAACAAAAAGATCCTGATCCTGATTTTACAACCGTGGGTTATCCAAACCCAGAAGCACCGGCCGCCTTTAAGATGGCGGAAGACTTAGGTCGTACTATGAATGCGGAATTATTGATGGCGACGGATCCGGATGGTGATCGTTTTGCGATTGAAATTCGTGATAGTGAAGGAAACTATGTGCCTTTAAATGGTAATCAAACAGGCTACATTTTGGTTAACTATATTTTAGAAGGACATAAGGACGCTGGTACACTTCCGGAAAAAGGAGCAATGGTAAAATCTATTGTTACTTCGACCATGTCAACGGAAATGGCGAAGGCCTATGGGGTGGAAATGTTTGAAACTTTAACCGGATTTAAGAATATTTCCGGTAAGGTGCCTTACCTGCATGAACATGGTTATACATATTTATTTGGTTATGAAGAATCAGTTGGTTATGCTGCTAGTGAACAAATTCGTGATAAAGATGGAATTTCGGCTGGTATGTTAGTTGCGGAGGCGGCGGCTTATTATCGCAAACAAGGGAAAACACTTTGGGATGTGTTACAAGGTCTTTATGAAACTTATGGCTTTTATGCTGAAGATGAACCAAATATTATCCTAGACGGAAAAGCAGGGGCGGAAAGAATTCAAAGAATGATGGTTTGGATTCGTAGCAATCAACCAAAACAAGTGGCTGGTTTTGATGTGGAAAAGGTGATTGATTACATAGATGGTTATGAAGATATTCCTGCTCAAAATATGTTGCGATTCTATTTGAAGAATGATTCTTGGTTTGCAATTCGTCCAAGTGGAACAGAACCTAAGATTAAGTTCTACTTCTACACAAAACAAGATTCTCGTCAAAAAGCCTTGGAAGTAAATCGGGCTATCAAAGAAGCTATTTTAGAACAAATTCAAGCGGTGCAATAA
- a CDS encoding cell wall metabolism sensor histidine kinase WalK — protein sequence MMKKNNSLNALILKIMLFFIGSLLLILVLFQFILLKPMYEGYRLNLLANQSKMVANAYLSGNLEKTIQDLGKQGGTCIRVVSATSDQMYGSKACLLSDLSNSETMALQKNALLNHGHYAYHHLFQISGSSQTFQGVIDVRVLVDGKDVVMAMVYDVITPISATRQTLITQIWIIGFFLFLMILAITILIRQRVAKPLIEMNQAAKELGKGVYPSEKVKPNYREVQELNQTLSQAALDIQKADRAKRDLLANVSHDLKTPLTMISGYGELMQDIPTEKTAENLQIIIDEANHLNLFVNDLLDLSRLNDQQVLVQAEKRDLIQELKPLVHQYEVYAKKENRRFETSLLEHYEYETDYKLLIQVIQNFLSNAFHYTESGDAIYLELIEKDRGYRLQVRDSGIGIEEKDLKNIFDRYYKIKQEHRRSAYGSGIGLSIAKQNLDLLKLRYGVISKIGEGSTFWIDL from the coding sequence ATGATGAAGAAGAATAATAGTTTAAATGCTTTAATTCTTAAAATTATGTTGTTCTTTATTGGCTCTTTATTATTGATTTTGGTATTATTTCAATTTATCTTATTAAAACCGATGTATGAAGGCTATCGCTTAAATTTATTGGCTAATCAATCAAAAATGGTAGCGAATGCTTATTTATCAGGAAATTTAGAGAAGACCATTCAAGACCTAGGTAAACAAGGAGGAACTTGTATTCGTGTCGTTAGTGCAACTAGTGATCAAATGTATGGTTCAAAGGCTTGTTTATTATCTGATTTGAGCAATTCGGAAACCATGGCTTTACAAAAGAATGCTTTATTGAATCATGGTCATTATGCGTACCATCACCTTTTTCAAATCAGTGGTTCTTCACAAACATTCCAAGGGGTAATTGACGTTCGCGTCTTAGTAGATGGAAAGGATGTTGTCATGGCAATGGTTTATGATGTTATCACACCAATTTCAGCAACAAGGCAAACTTTAATTACACAAATTTGGATTATTGGCTTTTTCTTATTCTTAATGATTTTAGCCATTACTATTTTAATTCGACAAAGAGTGGCGAAGCCATTGATTGAAATGAACCAAGCGGCGAAAGAATTAGGCAAAGGTGTTTATCCTAGTGAAAAAGTAAAACCAAATTATCGAGAGGTACAAGAATTAAATCAAACACTCAGTCAAGCGGCTTTGGATATTCAAAAAGCGGATCGGGCTAAGAGAGATTTATTGGCGAATGTTTCTCATGATTTAAAGACGCCTTTGACGATGATTTCGGGCTATGGAGAATTGATGCAGGATATCCCCACAGAAAAAACCGCTGAAAATCTTCAAATTATTATTGACGAAGCCAATCATTTGAATTTATTTGTGAATGACTTACTGGATTTATCCCGCTTAAACGATCAACAAGTTTTAGTGCAAGCGGAAAAGCGTGATTTAATTCAAGAATTAAAACCCTTGGTGCATCAATACGAAGTTTATGCTAAAAAAGAGAATCGCCGTTTTGAAACCTCTTTGTTAGAACACTATGAATATGAAACAGATTACAAGCTTTTAATACAAGTGATACAGAATTTCTTATCCAATGCTTTTCATTATACTGAAAGTGGTGATGCAATTTATTTGGAGCTAATCGAAAAAGACCGGGGCTATCGTTTACAAGTTCGTGATAGTGGAATTGGAATTGAAGAAAAGGATTTAAAAAATATCTTTGATCGTTATTACAAGATTAAACAAGAGCACCGTCGTTCTGCGTATGGGTCAGGAATTGGATTATCGATTGCGAAACAAAATTTGGATTTATTAAAGCTACGTTATGGTGTTATTTCTAAAATAGGAGAAGGAAGTACTTTTTGGATTGATTTATAG
- a CDS encoding response regulator transcription factor codes for MATILIVDDEEKIRFLIDTYSKHEGYLTVLASNGLEALDQLKNHSIDLVVMDVMMPELDGFSALEQMKAIQPNLPVILLTALGQEYDKVRGFELGVDDYVEKPFSPRILLLRMKAILQRVYGKQLDSYENDGLKIDYQAHKVLLNNQILSLSPKEYDLLVYLIKNKGIALNREQLLRQVWGIDFFGDDRTLDTHMKLLRKNLNGFAKHIVTIRGVGYRYDEEE; via the coding sequence ATGGCAACGATTTTAATTGTGGATGATGAAGAAAAGATTCGTTTTCTAATTGATACCTATTCCAAGCATGAGGGTTATTTAACTGTTTTGGCCAGCAATGGCTTAGAGGCTTTGGATCAATTAAAAAATCATTCTATCGATTTAGTGGTAATGGATGTGATGATGCCGGAATTGGATGGTTTTTCAGCCTTGGAACAAATGAAAGCTATCCAACCAAACTTACCGGTTATTTTACTAACGGCTTTAGGACAAGAATACGATAAAGTCCGTGGTTTTGAATTAGGGGTAGATGATTATGTTGAAAAACCATTTAGTCCTAGGATTTTATTACTAAGAATGAAGGCTATTTTACAAAGGGTATATGGAAAGCAATTGGATAGTTATGAAAACGATGGTTTAAAAATTGACTATCAAGCCCATAAAGTGCTTTTAAACAATCAAATTCTTTCTTTGTCTCCTAAAGAATATGATTTATTGGTGTATTTAATCAAAAATAAAGGCATTGCTTTAAATCGTGAACAATTGTTACGCCAAGTTTGGGGTATAGATTTTTTTGGTGATGATCGTACTTTAGACACGCATATGAAATTACTACGAAAAAATCTAAATGGTTTTGCAAAACACATTGTGACAATTCGTGGTGTTGGTTACCGCTATGATGAAGAAGAATAA